The Cicer arietinum cultivar CDC Frontier isolate Library 1 chromosome 1, Cicar.CDCFrontier_v2.0, whole genome shotgun sequence genome contains the following window.
TgaattaaatcatatatttttaatgtagtGATATACACAAATTATTAACTAGTTTTTTAAAACATCAATTGTTTTATCAATTGGTTAACTTCAAACAGTCAAAAAATAGAGGAATTTgtgaaaaatatatgtaattggTATTCCATTTTTCCATTGACCAATCAAACATCAATTTAGAGCTTTATACATTGCATAGACAGCTAACTTAAAACAAATACATGTCTACACTGTTCGCAGGGTAaaatgagaagaagaaaaaataaaaactccaaTGAGACAATAAACGCATACAAGTGTTTGTGTGAACAAGATGCAAAATAACTATACAATCGCAACATCGACCAAGTAAATCAAACATTTAACTTTGTTCGGGTTATAAGCAATTATTTATTCTGTATTTGAAATACTGTAGATATCCAATTCTTCTACTACAGAAagttaacaaaaattgaaacccGGAAACAAATACTGAAATGTTTTACCACAGTATCCTGTTCAAATGAAGGTGAAGCCTATTTCAAGTTTATAGCTTGATATATTGAACCAGTCTAACAACATTCTAACTAAAAgctaatcaaaacaaaatgaaataataaatgttaACAGAACCTCATAGAATAAAGCAACTCAATTGAAATGTTACAAAATAGCTCATGTAGTGCTATCATGTGAGAATTGGGGACAATGTGTTTATCGGGGTGAGTGATTGCAAAATCAAGACGAACTGATTTTGTTGAAGCTCTAAAATGCAGCTTCAGCTAAAATCACAAATCACAGTGGCTCAACCTAATATGCCCTTCTAACCAGGAAACCATACAAGCACTATATACGGccaaaattccaaaatttaaCTGTCATTTCAACCATTAAGCAGGGTGGCTACTACCTAATTAAACTTTCATACACGAATGCCACAATTTACTCTAGTTGAGAACATCAAGATAACATTCAAATACTATGTACAATACACACACTAGAATACCGTAAATTGCACAtacaaaaatgaaattgaagacaAAAAATAGAACCAAAATACAAAACTACCTACACATAACAAACGACAGCTTAGTAATAACGTTATGGCAAAACTTCAAGACAAATGTCTGAAATAGTAGCATCTAAAACCAAAAGTACTAATGcaacacaatccaactgaacAATCAAATAGTTTTATAATCATCATatcgaaatataaaaaaaggtacagattaaatagaaaataagaCCAAAGCAATGAGGCTGCAAAAACAATAGTTCTAAAAGACTTGCCCCtatcaaaaatacaaaaaaaattgctAATTCTATAAACTCCGTACCCAGCAAAACAACAACTTTTTCAAAGCTTAAGCAGTTGCAGCTCCTCCCTTCTTCCTAGGTGCAGCTTCAGTTCCTGGTTCAAAAACAAATCCAGCAAACATATTATTActaacaataaaacaaagaataaattaataattgaaaatctGAACtaattaacaaacaaaaaacaacaGTTATCGAGGATCTTAATCCAGCATAATAGAGTAGAAAAAATACCCTCTCTGAAGCCACTCTTGAATCGGCGAGGAACATGACGCAAATACCTCATCCTACCAGTTCCAGTGGTCTTTCTGCGAATTGCCTTAACACTCCAGTTATCTAAAATCCAAAATCAAATGTgattaattcaaaaatcaaacataaaccctaattaaaaatcaaatgaatCATAATTACGATTAGAAAAAAGAGCAATTACATTTCCTGACACGAGCAGCGGGGTAAGCGCATGCTGAGCATCGACTTTTCTGGAGGTGGAAACTGCGGCGGCCACACCTGATACAGAGAGTGTGAGTCTTGTTCCTCCTCTTACCAAAACTTCCGGTTCCCTTACCCTACATTTCATAACGTGAAATTGTTAACATAACAGCATATAGATGAAATCATATAGAGAAGGAGAAGACAAGAGAGACGTCGCGGTACCATTGAAACGCAGCCGATAGAATACTCAGAAAACCTAATCGAATATAGAGCCTTGTTATAGATTTATATGGTTTAGGGTTCAGCTAGCCCAAGCCCGATTACTTTATTGTTTTGGGCCTAATTGGACTTCTAACTAAGCCCGTAAAAGGTAGAAAATAGGGTTTTACTCCTATTACATATGTACCCAAATGATCCttcataatataataaataaaaaaaggtcTCAATAGAATTTGTATAccgaaaaaaattcaaaaaatttaaagtttgagtttttttaaaagACATGAAATCTTGTGGAAAGTGGGTAAATGGTGGACGAATTTTATGTAtagacaaatttaaattaagtttttaaatatatatatttatatacgaAAGAGactgtattattttttaatctttatcatttatttttatttagttttcaaaaaaaaaaaatcattaaatcaAAAGTTTGTATCATAGAGGTCATTCATGcaagtaaaaatttatataaatttaaaatcatttgatatgttattgaAATTGTTGAAAATTAATGATATTCAATATAAATGTATAAGacattgattttaatataatttaataacatattaaataattttatatttgtataaaatttaaGTGCATGGTCTTTGTAATATAAACTTTCaatctaaatcaattttttgggggaaataataaaattaagaaaaatatagatGATTGTGAGAGATATCGATTGCTATGAGCCAAACTCGTAAATGAAATCTCAATATGGTCGTCCAACACTATTGAGTTTGGATCCTTTTGAtccaaatcatttttatttattattattttattttatttttcaattttttcgtTGGATTGAAAATTATATCGTATACACgcacataaaattttatacaaaatctaaaattgttttatatgtTATTGAAACTCGTCAATATTAATATATCtcaataacatatcaaataattttatatttgtataatatatatatgatctATGTGACATAAATTTTTGATCCAATGAAAAatagttgaaaaataaaataaaataaaaattattgaaacaaATTGAGTTTGGACTGAGAAGATTGAATCTCAACactattataacttaaaatgaATTCTAgaaaaataacttgataaaAAAGGCATAGGTATTTTTAAtgctaataataattttatttaaattttaacctttttttttactttatgagatgtaaaatattttaattaaatgttaattggtgtgtcttttttagatttatttgttctgcaaattt
Protein-coding sequences here:
- the LOC101508900 gene encoding 60S ribosomal protein L37; translated protein: MGKGTGSFGKRRNKTHTLCIRCGRRSFHLQKSRCSACAYPAARVRKYNWSVKAIRRKTTGTGRMRYLRHVPRRFKSGFREGTEAAPRKKGGAATA